One Papaver somniferum cultivar HN1 chromosome 10, ASM357369v1, whole genome shotgun sequence genomic window carries:
- the LOC113316131 gene encoding uncharacterized protein LOC113316131, whose amino-acid sequence MFDDKYFPQSVRNDKEREFISFQQDNLSVMEYDIEYSRLSMFVPHLVDTEEKNNRRVVYGLKAVYQRHIVGNPMIDTYVRAVECAMELEQDFLAHKRDEEYLKKESKVDRASKASSSQHGGGKKRKGHLNQGNRGQKDGGNERAVVSAEGEVVGAKPINFYGFCYNYRERGHKASECTKEKVQTTDIREQPNTGVANCNVHLRGQGQLFAVQPPETENATLGGTFFILGETVSILFDTGATHSFIFAKLVRVVNFYESV is encoded by the exons ATGTTCGATGACAAGTATTTCCCTCAGAGTGTTCGAAATGATAAGGAGAGAGagtttatttcttttcagcaagATAACTTATCTGTTAtggagtatgatattgaatacTCAAGATTGTCGATGTTTGTACCCCACCTAGTAGATACTGAAGAGAAAAATAATCGTCGGGTTGTATATGGTTTGAAAGCCGTGTATCAGAGGCATATTGTTGGAAATCCAATGATTGACACTTATGTTAGGGCTGTTGAATGTGCCATGGAGCTTGAGCAAGATTTTTTGGCTCATAAGAGGGATGAAGAGTACCTGAAGAAGGAGAGTAAGGTTGACCGTGCATCAAAAGCTTCGTCGAGTCAACATGGCGGTG GGAAGAAAAGAAAGGGGCATTTGAATCAAGGGAATCGTGGTCAGAAGGATGGCGGCAACGAAAGAGCAGTAGTGTCAGCTGAAGGTGAGGTTGTTGGCGCTAAACCAATTAATTTCTACGGGTTTTGTTATAACTATCGTGAAAGGGGGCATAAGGCATCAGAATGTACCAAAGAAAAAGTTCAGACAACAGATATACGTGAGCAACCAAACACTGGGGTTGCAAACTGTAATGTGCATCTTCGTGGCCAGGGTCAACTCTTTGCTGTGCAACCTCCTGAGACGGAGAATGCTACTTTAGGAGGTACTTTCTTTATTTTAGGAGAGACTGTTAGTATTTTATTTGATACCGGAGCTACTCATTCTTTCATTTTTGCTAAGTTAGTTCGCGTGGTAAATTTCTATGAAAGTGTGTGA
- the LOC113316132 gene encoding uncharacterized protein LOC113316132 — MELEQDFLAHKRDEEYLKKESKVDRASKASSSQHGGGKKRKGHLNQGNRGQKDGGNERAVVSAEGEVVGAKPINFYGFCYNYRERGHKASECTKEKVQTTDIREQPNTGVANCNVHLRGQGQLFAVQPPETENATLGGTFFILGETVSILFDTGATHSFIFAKLVHVVNISMKVCDFPSCVATHTSSMVELSNKVDACPIMIGYVEHLADLYVLEMVPYDVY, encoded by the exons ATGGAGCTTGAGCAAGATTTTTTGGCTCATAAGAGGGATGAAGAGTACCTGAAGAAGGAGAGTAAGGTTGACCGTGCATCAAAAGCTTCGTCGAGTCAACATGGCGGTG GGAAGAAAAGAAAGGGGCATTTGAATCAAGGGAATCGTGGTCAGAAGGATGGCGGCAACGAAAGAGCAGTAGTGTCAGCTGAAGGTGAGGTTGTTGGCGCTAAACCAATTAATTTCTACGGGTTTTGTTATAACTATCGTGAAAGGGGGCATAAGGCATCAGAATGTACCAAAGAAAAAGTTCAGACAACAGATATACGTGAGCAACCAAACACTGGGGTTGCAAACTGTAATGTGCATCTTCGTGGCCAGGGTCAACTCTTTGCTGTGCAACCTCCTGAGACGGAGAATGCTACTTTAGGAGGTACTTTCTTTATTTTAGGAGAGACTGTTAGTATTTTATTTGATACCGGAGCTACTCATTCTTTCATTTTTGCTAAGTTAGTTCACGTGGTAAATATTTCTATGAAAGTGTGTGATTTTCCTTCATGTGTTGCCACTCATACGAGTAGTATGGTAGAGTTGAGTAACAAGGTTGATGCTTGTCCTATTATGATTGGATATGTTGAGCATTTGGCGGATCTTTATGTGTTAGAGATGGTTCCTTACGATGTATATTAG